TTACCAGCCCTCTGTCAGGTGCCCCCATGTTTGCGGGAGAATCGGGAATGCGGTGAAATTCCGCAACGTGCCCAACGCTGTGAGGTGGATGGTTGTTGCTTTTGCCACTGGTGAAAACCGGGAAGGTGCGGCAACCAAATGAAACCCAGTCAGAAGACCGGCCTGACATGATAGACGCCATCTGCGCGGACGGCAGGTGCGTTTTGCTTGAGCGCGATTCGCAAGGGATCGCGTAGGGCGCATTGTTGGGGACCAAACGATGCAAGACTTAGTGAACGATGCTCTGGTGTCTGCCGGAGCTTTTTCTGCCGAAGAACGCGCCGCCGTCTACCGGGCCATCATGACCCGCCGCGACGTGCGCGATGAATTTCTGCCCGACCCAATCGACAATGACACGCTCTGGCGCATCCTCACCGCCGCCCACCACGCCCCCTCCGTTGGCTTCATGCAGCCCTGGAACTTCGTGCTGGTGCGCGACGCAGCACGGCGACAAGCCGTCTGGCAAGCCTTCTCCAAGGCCAATGACGAGGCAGCACACCTGTTTAAAGGCGAAAAAGCCACGCTCTACCGCAATCTGAAGCTTGAGGGCATCTTAAAAGCCCCCCTTGGCATCTGCGTCACCTGCGATCCCGACCGCGCAGGCCCCGTGGTGCTAGGCCGAACCCACAACCCCCGTATGGACAGCTATTCCACCGTCTGCGCCATCCAAAACCTCTGGCTCGCTGCCCGCGCAGAAGGCATCGGCGTCGGCTGGGTCAGCATTTTCCACGATGCCGATTTGCGGGCTATTCTCAATATTCCAGAGCGGATTGAGATTGTGGGGTGGCTGTGCTTGGGCAAGGTGGCCGAGCTTTATGATGAGCCGGAATTGCAGGTAAAAGGCTGGCGCAAGCGGCTGGCTCTCGAAGATTTGGTGTTTGATGAGGGGTGGCAAGGTGCCGGATGACGGGCATTTTGTAATATCGAATGCGATGAGGATGTAGTGATGAACGCCCCAAGAAAGTTTGAATGAGCGCAAAACCTCTATGAATTTTGCACCCGAGATGCTCGTTTGATGGCTGTTGGCGGGCGCTTATAGACCTCCTGAAAAACTGCATTAAAGCGTCTGAGGCTTGTGAAGCCGGATTGTAGAGCGATGTCAGTGATCGGCAGGTCCGTTTCGGTGATGAGGCGTTTTGCGCGTTGCACGCGGGCTGTTTTAGCCACCTGAATAGGGCTTGCTCCAAGATGTTTCTGGAACAGGCGGGTAAGATGTCGTGCGCCGACTCCGACGCACTCGGCAAGCATTTCTACTGTTGCTTCTCGTGCATCTAGGGCTCCTTCGTCTCTTATAAGTCTGGCGGCCCTTTCCACAATCGTCGCACTTCCTTTCCAGGCAGGACAAAATGGCGCGGTTTCCGGCCGACAGCGCAAACAGGGCCTATAGCCCGCCAGTTCAGCCGCGGTTGCACTTGGCAGGAATTCGACGTTGCAGCGATAGGGAAGGCGCACGGGGCACACGCAACGGCAATACACCCCTGTGGTTCGAACGCCGATGAAAAATCGTCCGTCGAAATCAGGGTTACGTGCCAGCCACGCTTGCTCGCATATGGAAATATCCAAACTCATGGCTGGATATTATAGTAGTCTGGATACCCATAAAAGGACGGAGTCCGATTCCGGCGAGTAAGGGTCGTGAGATCGGATAGATTTACCCTGTTGCATCACGACAGGATCTTTACATGCAGAAAACCGAATCCATGGGCCTTTCAGACTGGGCTCTCCTTTTGTTTCTATCCGTTCTGTGGGGCGGTTCTTTCTTCTTTTCAAAGATTGCCCTTTCTGAACTGCCGCCGTTTACTGTCGTTTTTGCGCGTGTGGCAATTGCGGCCTTGGCTTTGTATGTCTATCTGCGGGTAACGCGACAGGCCATTCCAACAGCCACGAAAATCTGGTTGGCTTTCTTCGGTATGGGGCTGTTGAACAATTTGATTCCGTTCAGCCTTCTCTTTTGGGGGCAAACGCAGATTGCCAGCGGCCTTGCTTCGATCCTGAATGCAACGACGCCAATCTTTTCGATTGTTGTGGCGCATTTCCTGACTAAAGAAGAACGGCTGGCACACAATAAGGTCGCAGGCATCCTCTTTGGCTTCATGGGTGTTCTGGTGCTGATGTCGGGCAATGGCCTGTCATCACACGAGCTTTCGTTGCTGGCCCTGTTTGCCTGCCTTGGGGCTGCTCTATCCTACGGGTTTGCAGGTGTTTTTGGCCGCCGGTTTCGGCGCATGGGAATTACGCCAACGACAAGTGCCTTTGGCCAGACGACGGCGACGACCCTTATGATGATACCAATCGTTGCCTTTGTGGACGCGCCTTGGCACTTGGCAGCGCCGAGCGGCGGCGTCATCGCAGCGCTTCTGGGCTTGGGGCTGCTGTCCACCGCGCTGGCGTATATTATCTTTTTTCATATTCTCGCCGTGGGCGGCGCGATTAACAGTTCGCTGGTGACTTTGCTCATTCCGGTGAGTGCCATAGTTTTGGGAAAAATGTTTCTGGGAGAAATATTGCTGATCAACCATTTCACAGGCATGGCTTTGATTTTTCTGGGCCTGCTATCAATAGACGGTCGTTTGTTTCGATTGCGGGGCAAAGGGTATGGGGTAAAGGGCCAATGAAGGATGTTCGCTATACTTTTATGGATAGTCCGATAGGAAGCCTTCTCCTGGCTGGTGATGGTTACCGACTATCTCGTATTGGTTTTCCAAGCGGGAAGGGTACCATTAAGCCCAAACCGGAATGGGTGTTTGATGATGCAGCATTCCATGACGCGAAAGATCAGTTGCAGGCGTATCTTAACGGGACAAGGCAGGAGTTTGATCTGCGGCTTGATCTGAAAGGTACCAATTTTCAACTGGAAGTGTGGCAGGAACTGGCAAGGATTCCGTTCGGCGTAACAATCAGTTATGGCGAGTTGGCACGCCGCATAGGCCGCTTATCGGCGAGTCGCGCAGTCGGGGCTGCAAATGGAGCCAATCCACTCCCAATTGTCATTCCATGTCATAGGGTTATTGGTTCAAACGGAAGTCTGACCGGATTTGTTGGCGGTCTTGATACCAAAAAGTGGCTTTTGATGTTGGAGCGCGGCGCAACGGTGAATGATCAGCAACGACTGCTTTGATAGTATTTTCTCCGAAATTCCATCACATTGCAGAACAATGGAAGCCCTCTGGACCAATAAGGCACAAGAGGGCCTCTCACATCAAACAGGCCGCACCAGAATATGCTTCTTCTTGCCCAGTGACAGCTTGATAACCCCATCCGCCGTCACTTCACCCGCCCCAATGCTCATGCGCTCATCTGACACGCTCTGATCATTGATCTTCACGGCTCCGCCTTGCACATGGCGGCGGGCTTCGCCGTTGGAGGCGGCGAGGCCGGCTTTGACGATCAGGGCCAGAAGGCCGATGCCGGATTCAAGCTCGGCGCTAGCAACCTCGATGGATGGCAGGTTGTCGGCCAGTGCGCCTTCTTCAAAGGTTTTGCGGGCGGTTTCAGCTGCTTCTTCGGCGGCTGCACGGCCATGCAGGATGGCGGTGATTTCGGTGGCGAGGATTTTCTTGACCTCGTTGATTTCCGCACCGCCCAGCGCAGACAGCTTGGCAATCTCATCCATTGGCAGCGTTGTGTAGAGTTTCAGGAAGCGGCTGACGTCAGCATCTTCCGTGTTGCGCCAATATTGCCAGAAATCATAGGCCGAAAGCAGGTCGGCATTCAGCCACACAGCGCCCGTGGCCGATTTGCCCATCTTGGCACCGGAGGATGTTGTCAACAGCGGCGAGGTCAGCGCGTAGAGCTGTGGTGTGCCCATGCGGTGGCCAAGGTCAATACCGTTGATGATATTGCCCCATTGGTCAGAGCCACCCATTTGCAGGCGGCAGCCGTAACGCTTGTTCAGCTCGACATAATCGTAGGCCTGGAGAATCATGTAGTTGAATTCCAGGAAGGACAAGGACTGTTCGCGGTCCAGGCGGGTCTTGACGCTATCAAACGACAGCATGCGGTTGACCGAGAAATGGCGGCCCACATCGCGCAGGAATTCAAGGTAATTCAGCCCACGCAGCCATTCGGCATTGTTCAGCATCAACGCGCCGCCCTTGGGGCCGTTGTCGTAATCGAGGTAATGCGCGAAGCAGCGCTTGATCGAGGCAATATTGTCCTCGATTTTGTCCACGGTCATCAATTGACGGGCTTCTTCCTTGAAGGATGGATCGCCCACCATGCCAGTGCCGCCACCCATCAGGGAAATCGGCTGATGGCCCGTTGCCTGAAACCAGTGCAACATCATGATCTGAATGAGCGAACCCGCATGCAGAGACGATGCCGTGGGATCATAGCCGATATAGGCGGTCACGGTTTCCTTGGACAACAGATCATCGAGGCCGGTTTCATCGGAAATCTGATGAATAAAACCGCGCTCATGCATTGTACGGAGGAAATCGGACTTGAACTTGGACATGATCGTCACGCCTTCTGGTATCGGACTTTGGTCTTGTGAATTTGGAATTCGAGGCGGCTTTATCATTGTTTTTTGAAAAGTGCATCAATTTCAGCCATCAATGACGCTCTTTCTGATCGCCCGCAAAAGGAACATCGAGTCGTGACCAAAACGCTGCAAGCAATCGGCCTGATGAGTGGCACTTCCATGGACGGTATCGATGTTGCCCTTGTCACCACGGATGGCGAGACGGTGGTAGAGCGGGGGCCGTTTCTGGCGGTCACCTATGACGATGCGTTTCGCCAGCGGCTGAAGCAGGGGCTGGAGGAGGCCAAGGCGATCACCGATCGCCGTCAACGCCCAGAAAGCCTGGCCGCGCTGGAGAGGGAGTTGACGCTGCGTCATGCGGAGGCGGTCAAAAGCTTTCTCGCCGCAAACGGGCTTCGCGCCCGCGATATCGATGTCATCGGCTTTCATGGCCAAACGGTGCTGCACAGGCCGGATCAGGCTTTGACAGTGCAGCTTGGCGATGGCGCGTTGCTGGCCCGCGAAACCGGTATTGATGTTGTCTATGATATGCGGGCCAGTGATATGGTGCATGGCGGGCAGGGTGCTCCGCTGGTGCCTGCCTATCATGCCGCGCTGGCTGGCGGATTGGGGGCGGAACGCCTTCCGGCCTGTTTCGTCAATATCGGCGGCATTTCCAACCTGACCTATATCGGTGCTGATGGCGAAATCGCTGCCTTTGACAGTGGTCCCGGCAATACCTTGATTGACCAATGGGTCGAGACCCATACCGGCCTTGCTTTCGACGCCGGGGGCGGGATTGCTGCCAAGGGCAGGGTGGTGAAGGCGTTGGCGGATCGATATCTCAGCCACGGCTTTTTCACCTCCAATCTGCGCCGCTCTCTGGACCGCAATGACTTCACCCCGCCCAAGCCCGGCGATATCAGCCTTGAAGATGGCGCGCGCACGCTGGCGCATGTGGCGGCGGCATCGATTTTCGCCTCCGCGCGGCATTTGCCGCAAAAGCCGAAGACCTATGTGATTTGCGGCGGTGGTCGGTTGAATGCGGTTATCATGGCGGATTTGAGCGACATGGCGACGCGGGAGGGGGCGGTCATCGTCAATGCCGATGATCTGGCGCTTGATGGTGATGCCATGGAGGCGGAGGCCTGGGCCTATCTGGCGGTACGATCATTGAAAGGTCTGCCACTGACCTTTCCCGGCACGACCGGCGTGCGTCAGGTCGTATCGGGCGGTGTCCATCAGATGCCGCTGGTCTGCGAGACGGAGCGGCTTTTGCTGACCCCATGGCGGGCGGGTGACGAGACATTGCTGTCCGACCTGCATTCCACCCCGGAAACCAGCCGCTTTGTCAGCACGGGAGAGCCATGGAGCCTGTCCTATGCGGCTGAGCGCATCGGTGGCTGGATGGATGACTATGAGGCAGGCGGCATCGGCAAGCTCAAGCTGATTGCACGCGACGATGGCCGCTTCATAGGACGTGCCGGTTTCTCATGGTCGAAGGAAAGCGGGCAGTACGAATTGGGCTATTCCATCTGCCAGAGTGAATGGGGCAAGGGCTTTGCAACGGAAATCGCTGACGGTTTGAAGCACTGGTTCTTTGAGCAAGGAATCGGGACCGCCTTCATCGCCTTCGCCCATATCGACAACGCCGCCTCGCTGGCCGTGCTGCGCAAGATCGGCCTTACGGAGACGGAGCAGCGCGAATACAAAGGTCGGCCTTTTCAATTTTTTGAATGCCTGGCCACTGAGTAATCGTGGGCATGTGACCGCTGAAAAGACCCGTCCTCAACATGAACAACAGGATCAGATTGCGTTCATCTTGGTTCGCTTAATCTCCAGCCATCGTTTCCAGTGAAACGCATCAGGAGATAGAAGATGAAGAAATTTTTGGTCGCATGTCTGATCGGTCTGGGAAGCATCACAGCAACGGCGGCGCCGTCTCTGGCCGATGATGTCAGGGTTATGGTGTATGATCGCGGTCATAATCCTGATCGCTTCTACAGCCGAGACGACCGTCGTCCGCATCATCGCAATTTCGAGCGGCGTCACCACGCCTACCGCGACAACTGCCGGACCAAGAAGGTCAAGTTCCGTCATCACGGTCGTTGGGTCTACAAGACCACCACGGTTTGCCGTTAAGCCAATCAGCTTGAACTCGGATAGAAAAAAAGCCGGATCAGAAATGATCCGGCTTTATAATGTCAGCTATTCAGCTGGAATATGGCTCCCCGGGCCGGATTCGAACCGGCGACCTGTCGATTAACAGTCGAATGCTCTACCGCTGAGCTACCAGGGAATGTACCGTTTGAAGCGGTGTGAACCGCGTCCGTTGGTGTGAGTGGGCTTCTACTCAGGCTTTGATGGTTTGCCAAGTCCCTTTTTGAAAAAAAAGTGCCTCTTGTTTTGTTTTCCCCTCTTTCCCATCTGATGGTGAGTGGAAAACCGGCCTCGCACGGCCATGAAGGACGATCGTGACGACCAGTAAAACCAAGACCTATCATATGGATACCGAAAATGGACGCCTTCATCTGGGGCGTTTCAACCTGCCTATCCCGCAGTCTCGCGGCGGGCGGATCACGGTTGGCAGTCTTCTGGTGGTTGGCGGCTGTCTTGGCTTTCTGCCCGTGCTTGGCTTCTGGATGGTGCCGCTTGGTGTCTTGGTCCTGTCCCACGATGTTGCGCCAGTTCGGCGGTTTCGCCGAAGGGCCGGGCTGAAATTTGCCAGGGCGCAAAAAAATGGTTGGAAACTGGGGCGCAAACGTCGGCCCCATATGCAGCGGTGAGGGGTCAGAACTCGTTTGTTCAGGCGAAATAACGCCGCTTCGGTTCCACGGCCTGGGTGCCCTGTACGGCGGGAATCGTTTGCAGGACGCGCTTGGCGGGCAGGATGGCAATCACTTCCGTCCCTTCGCGCAGTTTTGACTTCAGCTTGAATTCGCCGCCATGTTTGGCAAGGATTGCCTGGACGATGGGAAGGCCGAGGCCCGTCCCCTGTTCGGCGCTCTTGATGGCGATGGAGCCTTGGCCGAAGGCCGAGAGCACCACGGGGATTTCCTCTTCGGCGATGCCGGGACCATTGTCTTTGATGGAGACATATTGCCCGCCGCCGACGGTCCAGCCGACCTTGACGAGAATTTCTCCGCCCGGCGGCGTGAATTTCACCGCATTTGACAAGAGGTTCAGCACCACTTGCCGAAGGGCTTTTTCATCGGCCCAAAGGGCGGGCAGGTTGATCTCATATTGCTGGGATATCTTGATGTCCTTGGCCTTGGCGCGCAATTGCACCATGCCGACGCAGTCCTCGGCGACTTCAAGCAACGAGATCGATTCTTCCGAAAGATCGTATTTTCCAGCCTCGATTCGGGACAGATCGAGGATTTCGTTGATCAGATTAAGCAGGTGCTGGCCGGACCTGTGAATATCGCCGGAATATTCCCGGTAGAGCGGATTATTGAGCGGCCCCAGCACTTCCTGGGCCATGACCTCGGAAAAGCCGAGAATGGCATTCAATGGTGTGCGCAACTCATGCGACATCGATGCGAGAAAACGCGATTTTGCCATATTTGCTTCTTCCGCCCGGCGGCGGGCCTCATCCGACATGGATTTGGCCACTTCCAGCTCGGCGATCAGGTCGTCCTTCTCGCTCTGGAAGGAGATCAGCTTGAGGTTCGAGACATAGAGCCTGCCGGTGATATAGATGAAGAACAGCACGGAAACGGTAAAGGCCAAAGCCAGCGTTGCGTCGTCGACACGCTGCGAGAAAAACGCCTGGGCGGATAGCGCGATGATCGGTGGGGTAAACGCATAGAGTACGGCCTGACGCAGCAAAATATTGGTCATGGCCGTGGTGCAGAGCACCACCAGCAGCACGGAACCTTTAAGCAGCAGGTCGCTTGTCGGGCCGCACGCATCGCAGGTCTGGAAGGTAAAGGCGGCCCAGCAGCATCCCATGGCCAGATGCCCGGCCAACAGCACATGGCGCCAATGTTCCTGGCGATGGGTGACCGGAATGCGCTTGGCAGCCTTGCGGATGAGCAGAATGTTCAGGGCGTGAATGCTCAGCGTCAGCAGCGCCCAGAGGATATAGATCGGGCTTCCCGACAGGTAGGCCGTGAGGCCGGCGGTCAGGATCGTGACGAAGGGTGTGATGGCCGCGCCCTGCAGGCTGGCCTGGGTATGCATAGACAGCAGGTCTTTTTCGAAAGCCGGTGTGCCGCCATGGGTGGAATGCAGGCGTTCTCTGGTCACGCGTAAGGCTTTTGCCGTCGCCTTGTTGCGGTGGCTATGCGATAGGTCGACAATATTCTTGTCAGTAGAGTTTGAAACGCCGTTACCCATGATGTGGTTGCATTTTTTCCGCGGTCCGTCTCAGACTAGCCATGAAGTCTTAAGAGTTACTTTCTGGAAAGGTTTTATTTGCCATTCTCGGATACCGGCTGTTATTGAAAAGGGCCAGATTGTGTCACGCATGCATCGGATCATTGCTGCCGCCTTCGTCTGCCTGGTCATCGGCACGATGATTGCCGCCGCCTTCTGGCCCCGCAAGGTGCCGTCTTTCGATGGCCCTTTCGTGATTGCCGATGGTGAAACATTGGTGACAAATGGTCAACGCCTGCAACTAAAAGGCCTGGATTCACCCGAAATTGGTCAGCGGTGCCGGGGCGAGGATGGCGTGGTCCAGCTTTGCGGTGCGCAGGCCCGATTCGGTCTGGCCCAGCGTATGGCTCAGGCTGGCGTCCTCTGCCAGGGGTCGGACCGCATCGACAACGACCGTATTCTTGTGAGCTGTAATGTCATGGGCCGCGATGTCGGCGCAGAGATGGTTCGCTCCGGTCTTGTTTTGAATGCGGGCGGCTATGAGAATGAGGAAAAGCAGGCCCAGGCCGACAAAGTGGGGCTTTGGGCAGGCGCGTTCGACCGGCCGGAAGAATGGCGAAGGCTGCATCCTCGCAATGATATTATCCGCAGGCAGGACGAAAATTGACCGTGAGCTTGCCGAGGGATCTCAAAGGATTGCGCGCCGCCATTCACGCCTGCCGGATCTGTCGAGATTGTCCGACGCAGGTAACGGCCCTGCCGCATGAGCCCAGGCCCGTTGTTGTCCTGTCGTCGACAGCTCGCATTCTGATTGCCGGGCAGGCACCGGGCAAGCGGGTGCATGAAACCGGACTGCCTTTCAATGATGCCTCCGGCGATCGGCTGCGGCAATGGCTGGGCGTGGATCGAGAGGCGTTTTACGATAGCCGCAACTTTGCCATCCTGCCGATGGGCTTCTGCTTTCCGGGATACGACGCCAGCGGCCACGACCTGCCGCCCCGGCGCGAATGCGCGCCCCATTGGCGGGAAGCGGCCATGGAGGTCATGCCTCAAGTGGAACTGGTGCTTGCCATCGGCCAATATGCGCAACGCTGGCATATGTGCGACCTGCGAAAGCCAACCTTGCATGCCACGGTGGAAAGCTGGCGAGAATCGTTTTTTACCAACCGGCCAGGTCCGAAGATTTTGCCGCTGCCGCATCCCAGTTGGCGAAACAGCGGTTGGCTGCGCCGCAATCCGTGGTTTGAGGCAGAATTGCTACCTGTCTTGAAAAAGCAAGTGGATCACTGTCTGCGGTGAAAGCATTTTGCTTTCGTTTGCTCCAAATTGCGCTATACCGGAAAAAAATTTCAATGGTGTCGCTCATGGATCGTCTGGACCGTAAAATTCTGCGTATTTTGCAGGAGGATTCCACTCTTGCCGTTGCTGACCTCGCCAAGAAGGTCGGTCTTTCCACCACGCCCTGCTGGCGGCGTATCCAAAAGATGGAAGAAGATGGCGTGATCAAGCGCCGTGTAGCGCTGCTTGATCCGGTCAAGGTCAATACAAAGGTGACGGTGTTCGTTTCGGTGCGCACCAATACCCATTCGATTGAATGGTTGAAGCGGTTTTCCGAAGTGGTGGCGGAATTTCCCGAAGTGGTCGAATTCTATCGCATGAGCGGCGATGTGGATTACCTGCTGCGGGTCGTGGTGCCTGACATCGGTGCCTATGATGCCTTCTACAAGCGGCTGATCGCCAAAATCGAGATCCGCGACGTATCCTCTGCCTTCGCCATGGAGCAGATCAAATACACGACCGAATTGCCGCTCGATTACATGATGCTCGATAATAACAAGTCTGGCGAAGAATGATGATTGGGGGAGCCTGAGAGAGGCTCCCCCAAATTCATTATTTTTCCAGCCGGGCCAGCAGCGACGATGTATCCCAGCGATTGCCACCAAGCTTCTGAACGTCGCCGTAGAACTGGTCCACCAGGGCGGTGAGAGGCAGGGTGGCGCCATTGGTTTTGGCTTCGTTCAGCACGATGCCCAGATCCTTGCGCATCCAATCGACGGCAAAGCCGAAATCATATTTACCGACGGCCATGGTCTTGTGGCGGTTTTCCATCTGCCAGGAACCGGCAGCCCCCTTGGAAATCACCTCGATAACCTTTTCGATGTCGAGACCGGCCCGCTTGCCGAAATGCACGCCCTCAGCCAACCCCTGCACGATGCCGGCAATGCAGATCTGGTTGATCATCTTGGTCAACTGGCCAGAACCCGCTGGCCCCATCAGGCCGATCATCCGTGCATAGGCGTCGATCACCGGGCGGGCCTGTTCGAATAACGGTTCGTCGCCACCGCACATCACGGTCAACACACCATTTTCCGCTCCAGCCTGGCCGCCGGACACCGGCGCATCGATGAAGTCAAAGCCTTTGGCCTTTGCAGCCTGATAGAGTTCGCGGGCCACGTCCGCTGAGGCCGTGGTGTTGTCGATCAATATCGCACCGGGTTTCATGCTGGCAAACACGCCATCGGCGCCAATGGTGACGGCACGCAGGTCATCGTCATTGCCGACGCAGGTGAACACGAAATCAGCACCCATCGCAGCTGCTGCCGGTGTCAGGCCAAGCGACCCGCCGTGCTGGGCTACCCAGCTTTCGGCCTTGGCCGTGGTGCGGTTATAGACCGTCACATCATGGCCGCCCTTCGCCTTCAGGTGTCCGGCCATGGGATAGCCCATGACGCCCAATCCGATGAATGCCACCTTGGCCATGTCTTAAGTCTCCTTTGCTTATTGCGTGCCGCCAGAGGTATCGCAGCCCGCAGCGCAGGAAAAGTCATTTTTGGGTCAAGCTGCCTTGATGGAGATGGGGCCGGCTCAAGGTTTCAATTCGTGGGCAAGCTGTTGAAGCGACCTGATGACGTTGGCCGCCATACCTGGCGCACTGATATTGTGTTCGCCATCCTCGACGATAATCAACCGACTGCCAGCCCATGCAAGGTGCAGGTCATAGGCGGTCTTGAGTGGGCTGCCGAAATCGAGTCGGCCATGAATCAATATCGCAGGAAGACCCTCTAATAGTTTGATACGCCGAAGGATTTCGCCATCGGCTAGCCAGGCACGATGCGACCAGTAATGGGTGACGAGCCGGGAAAAGCACAGCCGAAATCGGGCGTCCGACCACCTGACATGTGGGACATAGCCCGGCTTTATGGAGAGAGTGGCAGATTCCCATGCACACCAGGCACTTGCGGCCTTTTCATGAATCTCTTTGTCAGGATTGATCAGCAGCCGGTGATAGGCGGTAGTGAGATCGCCGTCTTGCTGATCCCTTGGAAGATGGTCGAGAAAGCGTGCATGTTCTGCCGGAAAAAACTGTCCGACGCCGCGCGTGATCCATTCGATTTCGGCAGCACTTGTCGTGACGACCATGGTCAGCAGCAGGCCGAGAACCCGTGTCCGATGCGCTTGGGCATAGGCGAGCGCTAGCGTTGATCCCCATGATCCGCCCATCACCAACCAGCGCTCAATGCCGAGATGGAGGCGTAAGGCTTCGATATCCTCAAGCAGATGCGGCAGTGTGTTGGTGCTGAGATCGACCACCGGATCGCCAGCAAAGGGAAGACTGCGGCCG
The Allorhizobium ampelinum S4 genome window above contains:
- a CDS encoding NAD(P)-dependent oxidoreductase; this translates as MAKVAFIGLGVMGYPMAGHLKAKGGHDVTVYNRTTAKAESWVAQHGGSLGLTPAAAAMGADFVFTCVGNDDDLRAVTIGADGVFASMKPGAILIDNTTASADVARELYQAAKAKGFDFIDAPVSGGQAGAENGVLTVMCGGDEPLFEQARPVIDAYARMIGLMGPAGSGQLTKMINQICIAGIVQGLAEGVHFGKRAGLDIEKVIEVISKGAAGSWQMENRHKTMAVGKYDFGFAVDWMRKDLGIVLNEAKTNGATLPLTALVDQFYGDVQKLGGNRWDTSSLLARLEK
- the pip gene encoding prolyl aminopeptidase, producing the protein MTGPDLHPPLPPYRTGHLPVTDGHQIYFECSGNRKGIPALILHGGPGSGLSETTRRFFDPAHYHIIQFDQRHCGRSLPFAGDPVVDLSTNTLPHLLEDIEALRLHLGIERWLVMGGSWGSTLALAYAQAHRTRVLGLLLTMVVTTSAAEIEWITRGVGQFFPAEHARFLDHLPRDQQDGDLTTAYHRLLINPDKEIHEKAASAWCAWESATLSIKPGYVPHVRWSDARFRLCFSRLVTHYWSHRAWLADGEILRRIKLLEGLPAILIHGRLDFGSPLKTAYDLHLAWAGSRLIIVEDGEHNISAPGMAANVIRSLQQLAHELKP